A region from the Plutella xylostella chromosome 6, ilPluXylo3.1, whole genome shotgun sequence genome encodes:
- the LOC105383897 gene encoding ER membrane protein complex subunit 2, translating into MSYNYEDLSISEAKDLLRQWREGNERRSDEVMDLWTDVVEQNVDKLGNEKHVILEQVIYAALDTHQYGYANYCIILLSNEFPGSMRVMRYKALLLEATEKYDEAITVLEGIIKADETNAAARKRLVAILKAQGQINQAIIELVDYLKKFMSDVEAWQQLCSLYLQTGEYARAAFCAEEALLHQPHHHLLHQRLADIRYTMGGIENIELAKTYYCQALKLNPDNMRALLGLVLVTNTLLNHYKSSGNAGKRKEVQKLSQWAAAAAAGRQQGNDLSQMMTSLAITE; encoded by the exons ATGTCTTATAATTATGAAGACCTTAGCATTAGTG AAGCTAAAGATTTGTTAAGGCAGTGGAGGGAAGGTAACGAAAGACGCAGTGATGAAGTTATGGACTTATGGACCGATGTTGTGGAACAAAATGTTGACAAACTTGGAAATGAGA aGCATGTAATCTTAGAACAAGTGATCTATGCAGCCCTGGACACACACCAATATGGCTATGCTAACTACTGCATCATTCTGTTGAGCAATGAGTTTCCAGGCAGTATGAGAGTCATGCGGTACAAGGCTCTACTGCTGGAGGCTACAGAGAA ATATGATGAAGCCATTACAGTCTTGGAGGGCATAATCAAAGCTGATGAAACAAATGCTGCAGCTAGAAAGCGACTGGTTGCCATCCTGAAGGCACAAGGCCAGATCAACCAGGCCATTATTGAACTAGTGGATTATCTCAAGAA GTTCATGTCGGACGTGGAGGCGTGGCAGCAGCTCTGCTCTCTCTACCTGCAGACGGGCGAGTACGCGCGCGCCGCGTTCTGCGCCGAGGAGGCGCTGCTGCACCAGCCGCATCACCACCTGCTGCATCAGAGGCTCGCTGATATACGGTACACCATG GGAGGCATTGAGAACATTGAGCTTGCAAAGACGTACTACTGCCAAGCTCTGAAACTGAATCCTGACAACATGAGGGCTCTCCTTGGACTGGTGCTG GTGACGAACACCCTACTGAACCACTACAAGTCTAGCGGCAACGCGGGCAAGCGCAAGGAGGTCCAGAAGCTGTCGCAAtgggccgccgccgccgccgcgggccGCCAGCAGGGCAACGACCTGTCGCAGATGATGACGTCACTCGCCATCACAgagtag
- the LOC105383908 gene encoding tRNA (guanine(10)-N2)-methyltransferase homolog yields MCLTRMWPRYLLWFAHEHVDFRHAEIKSILSIFNIPIRFIEKPSYEQPYWIVELPDEDSAKKIASRSVSLKTCIELWSKAKTKSQLHSNLKKSLINESSKWITSETNNFDETDIHVCPNKLIKDWCPENKSFKIEVETFCRHFTLKEKVEKIEDFSYLPMGGPVRLKNPDVTLSYLEFYGMDPNNIPDEPYEVFFGRLIAEGQRDLIQYHSLKKRKFIGNTSMDAQLALLMANQAQVNNGDIVLDPFVGSGSLLVAAAHFGAYVWGSDIDFMMLHARTRPTRVGQKERTNEESIRSNMKQYNTESKYLDVAVSDFSLPMWKEELKFDAIITDPPYGVREATEKIGIERENYTLSEDHLPNHIPSKVEYGLPHIYSDLLNFAAKYLNTGRRLVCWYPLVREEYSPDQLPSHPCLQLVANSEQVLSKLTSRRLLTYEKIADMDADVPADSNGGTHNFREKYFSSGEVSRRERKERRAGEVAAYQERLLRLEAMGQSNNVT; encoded by the exons ATGTGCCTTACCAGAATGTGGCCTCGATATTTACTGTGGTTCGCGCACGAACATGTTGACTTTCGTCACGCC GAAATAAAGTCTATTTTATCGATTTTCAATATACCAATAAGGTTCATTGAAAAGCCCAGTTATGAGCAGCCATACTGGATTGTGGAACTTCCTGATGAAGACAGTGCTAAGAAGATTGCTTCCCGGTCCGTTTCTTTAAAAACATGCATAGAGCTCTGGTCTAAAGCAAAAACTAAGTCACAGTTACACAGCAACCTGAAGAAATCACTAATAAATGAGTCTTCAAAGTGGATTACTTCAGAGACTAATAACTTTGACGAGACAGACATTCATGTGTGCCCCAACAAGTTGATAAAAGATTGGTGTCCTGAGAATAAGTCATTTAAAATTGAGGTGGAGACTTTCTGTAGACATTTCACATTGAAAGAGAAAGTTGAAAAGATTGAG GATTTCAGCTATCTGCCCATGGGAGGGCCGGTGAGGCTCAAGAACCCTGATGTGACCCTCTCCTATCTGGAGTTCTATGGAATGGACCCCAATAACATTCCTGATGAACCATATGAAGTTTTCTTTGGAAGATTA ATAGCGGAAGGTCAGCGTGACCTGATCCAGTACCACTCACTGAAGAAGCGCAAGTTCATCGGCAACACCAGCATGGACGCCCAGCTCGCACTGCTGATGGCCAACCAGGCCCAGGTCAACAATggagacattgttcttgacccatttgttgggtCAGGCTCTTTGTTAGTGGCCGCTGCTCATTTTGGAG CCTATGTATGGGGTTCAGATATAGACTTCATGATGCTCCATGCTAGGACCAGACCCACCAGGGTTGGGCAAAAG gaAAGGACAAATGAAGAGAGCATAAGATCCAACATGAAACAGTACAATACAGAGTCTAAATACTTGGATGTAGCAGTCAGTGATTTCTCTCTACCAATGTGGAAGGAAGAATTGAAATTCGATGCTATCATTACAGACC CACCCTATGGAGTAAGGGAAGCGACAGAGAAGATCGGAATAGAGCGAGAGAACTATACGTTGTCCGAAGATCATTTACCTAATCACATTCCGTCGAAAGTGGAGTATGGCCTACCACACATTTACAGTGATTTGTTGAACTTCGCTGCCAAATACTTGAATACGGGAAGACGGCTTGTTTGCTGGTATCCTTTAGTGAG AGAAGAGTACTCCCCTGACCAGCTGCCCTCGCACCCGTGTCTGCAGCTGGTGGCCAACTCGGAGCAGGTGCTGTCCAAGCTCACCTCGCGGCGGCTGCTGACGTATGAGAAAATAGCTGATATGGACGCTGACGTGCCTGCTGATAGTAATGGCGGCACGCATAATTTTAG GGAGAAATACTTTTCGTCGGGCGAAGTGTCCCGAAGAGAGAGGAAGGAGAGACGCGCGGGAGAGGTGGCCGCCTACCAGGAGAGACTGCTCAGGCTAGAGGCCATGGGGCAAAGCAATAATGTCACTTAA
- the LOC105387472 gene encoding esterase CG5412, with protein MSDQNSNHEEPNSNQEDPPKNNETETEKPKKLKILAFHGYRQNGAVFRGKIGSFRKAVNKYAQLTFISAPHRVVNDDGTGDEDSRSWWFNAEDNTFSGKCLGGPALGFEDTLRLIENTVKEHGPFHGFMGFSQGACLVGILAAMQQKGYLPYTFKFAIFSSGFRSGSLVHKGFYDEDIDLPSLHVYGESDSIIPKEMSESLITLFKNPVVAEHSGGHYVACSGSIKDAYLDFLHDVYEDLLKNEESEVTEDS; from the exons ATGTCTGACCAAAATTCTAACCACGAAGAACCCAACTCTAACCAAGAAGATCCGCcgaaaaataatgaaacagAAACTGAAAAGCCCAagaaattgaaaatattagcATTTCACGGCTATCGACAAAACGGTGCTGTTTTCAGGGGGAAAATTGGATCTTTCCGTAAGGCGGTTAACAAATACGCTCAGTTGACTTTTATATCAGCTCCTCACCGAGTAGTGAATGATGATGGAACTGGAGACGAAG ATAGTAGATCCTGGTGGTTTAATGCAGAAGACAACACATTCAGTGGCAAATGCCTTGGAGGCCCAGCACTGGGGTTCGAAGACACTCTGCGACTGATTGAGAATACTGTGAAGGAACATGGACCTTTTCACGGGTTCATGGGCTTTTCACAAGGTGCCTGCCTTGTTGGCATTCTGGCTGCCATGCAGCAGAAAGGAT ACCTTCCATACACCTTCAAGTTTGCAATATTTTCATCAGGATTTCGCTCAGGCAGTTTAGTTCACAAAGGATTTTATGACGAGGACATTGACTTGCCATCTCTGCATGTTTATGGAGAAAGTGATTCTATAATACCTAAAG aaatgTCAGAATCCTTGATCACCTTGTTCAAAAACCCAGTAGTGGCAGAGCATTCCGGAGGTCATTATGTGGCCTGTTCTGGATCCATCAAGGACGCATATTTAGACTTTCTCCATGATGTGTACGAAGACTTGCTGAAAAATGAAGAATCAGAAGTTACTGAAGATTCCTAA